A single window of Nitrospinota bacterium DNA harbors:
- a CDS encoding Rieske 2Fe-2S domain-containing protein, with translation MAETTEVKKPEPGTAKDKGKKDSKEAVVDNLYSRRDFFSLAGWASFLGALGLSSAYFLRLLFPRVLFEPSPIFKAGLPSDYTVGEVSTKWVKDQRVWIVRDLEGIYVIFALCTHLGCTPRWLKTESKYKCPCHGSGFTKIGVNFEGPAPRALERLKISLGPDGQIEIDKSKKFLYEKDEWGKPEAKLRV, from the coding sequence ATGGCTGAAACCACCGAAGTAAAAAAACCCGAGCCTGGTACGGCAAAAGACAAAGGAAAAAAAGATAGCAAGGAAGCTGTTGTCGATAATCTTTACTCCCGCCGAGATTTTTTTTCGCTGGCGGGTTGGGCGAGTTTTTTAGGCGCCCTGGGATTATCATCAGCATATTTTTTGCGCCTTCTTTTTCCCAGGGTTTTGTTCGAACCGTCTCCCATATTTAAGGCAGGTTTGCCCAGTGATTACACGGTTGGCGAAGTGAGCACGAAATGGGTTAAAGACCAACGGGTATGGATCGTTCGCGATTTAGAGGGGATTTACGTTATTTTTGCCCTTTGCACCCATCTTGGATGTACGCCCAGGTGGCTGAAAACAGAGAGTAAGTACAAATGCCCCTGTCACGGAAGCGGATTTACCAAAATCGGCGTTAACTTTGAAGGTCCGGCACCCAGAGCATTGGAGCGTTTGAAAATTTCGCTGGGCCCGGATGGCCAGATTGAAATTGATAAAAGCAAAAAGTTTCTTTACGAAAAAGATGAGTGGGGCAAACCCGAAGCCAAGTTAAGAGTTTGA
- a CDS encoding cytochrome b N-terminal domain-containing protein, whose amino-acid sequence MATKQPEIPNIAEIMNKIKSGKIFGEIAKSITESQIWTSSFRHGYADTPRNRVLQIASNVWMHLHPVKIHRHALRIKFTWCMGGITFLLFLSTVVTGVILMFYYRPVGEYAYFDMKYLQYDVPFGMLMRNMHRWAAHAMVITVWLHMFRVFLTGSYKPPREFNWVIGVFLVTFTLLLSFTGYLLPWDQLAMWAVTVGTNMARATPFLGHEGPFQEFVFGVSPRYDARSVLIGGSVVGPPALLRFYVLHCIFIPLVAGALMIVHFWRIRKDGGISGPL is encoded by the coding sequence TTGGCAACAAAACAACCTGAAATTCCAAATATCGCCGAAATAATGAATAAGATTAAAAGCGGCAAGATTTTTGGCGAAATTGCTAAATCAATTACAGAATCCCAGATTTGGACCTCTTCGTTTCGGCATGGATATGCCGATACGCCGAGGAATAGGGTTCTGCAAATTGCCAGTAATGTCTGGATGCACTTGCATCCCGTCAAGATTCACCGGCATGCGTTGCGCATCAAATTTACCTGGTGTATGGGAGGGATCACTTTTCTCCTGTTTTTGTCAACGGTAGTCACGGGCGTGATCCTGATGTTCTATTACCGCCCGGTGGGTGAGTATGCCTATTTCGATATGAAATATTTGCAGTATGACGTGCCCTTCGGGATGTTGATGCGGAATATGCATCGCTGGGCGGCACATGCGATGGTGATCACTGTCTGGTTGCATATGTTCCGGGTTTTTCTGACCGGTTCCTACAAGCCGCCCCGGGAGTTCAATTGGGTCATTGGCGTATTCCTCGTTACTTTTACCCTTCTGCTGAGTTTCACAGGATATCTCCTTCCCTGGGATCAATTGGCAATGTGGGCGGTAACAGTCGGAACTAATATGGCTCGCGCCACCCCGTTTCTTGGACATGAGGGGCCATTTCAGGAATTTGTATTTGGAGTCAGCCCGAGGTACGATGCCCGGTCGGTATTGATAGGAGGTAGTGTTGTCGGGCCTCCTGCGCTTCTAAGATTTTATGTGTTGCATTGTATATTTATCCCACTGGTTGCTGGCGCTTTAATGATAGTACATTTCTGGCGGATAAGAAAAGACGGTGGAATATCAGGTCCCCTGTAA
- a CDS encoding cytochrome C, whose amino-acid sequence MAEPARKKIEAVAEKVHVWPYLVRIEFLCAIITILLLTVWSISIDAPLEEAANPTKTPNPSKAPWYFLGLQDILVYFDPWFAGVVAPVLIIVGLMLIPYLDVNPKGNGYYTYTERKFAIWVYSFGFLVLWIALIIMGVFLRGPGWNLFMPWQFWDPHKVVALVSVDLPYAFGVRSYNMAMFFGGVVVLGYFAVGTGIYMFMERKALKSVGFVRMFLKIQLVLIMIGIVVKIVLRLGFNIKYIWVTPWFNV is encoded by the coding sequence ATGGCTGAGCCTGCCAGGAAAAAAATAGAGGCGGTTGCCGAAAAGGTCCATGTCTGGCCTTATCTGGTGCGGATAGAGTTTCTTTGCGCCATAATTACCATACTGCTTTTGACTGTATGGTCTATTTCTATCGACGCACCTCTTGAAGAGGCCGCAAACCCGACCAAAACACCCAATCCATCCAAAGCCCCTTGGTACTTCCTGGGCTTGCAGGACATCCTGGTATATTTTGATCCCTGGTTTGCAGGGGTTGTCGCGCCGGTTCTGATCATTGTCGGCCTCATGTTGATTCCCTATCTGGATGTTAATCCCAAAGGTAACGGCTACTACACCTATACCGAGAGAAAATTTGCGATATGGGTCTATAGTTTTGGCTTTTTAGTCTTATGGATTGCCTTGATTATTATGGGGGTTTTTCTACGAGGCCCTGGGTGGAACCTGTTCATGCCCTGGCAATTTTGGGACCCGCATAAGGTAGTAGCGCTGGTAAGTGTTGATTTGCCTTATGCGTTTGGAGTTCGTTCCTACAATATGGCAATGTTTTTCGGTGGCGTGGTGGTTTTGGGCTACTTTGCTGTAGGCACTGGCATTTACATGTTTATGGAAAGAAAAGCTCTCAAAAGCGTTGGTTTTGTTCGGATGTTTTTGAAGATCCAGCTGGTGCTCATAATGATAGGGATTGTGGTTAAAATTGTTTTACGCCTGGGTTTTAACATCAAATATATCTGGGTGACTCCCTGGTTTAATGTTTAA
- a CDS encoding c-type cytochrome, with amino-acid sequence MDDQEKNEGYIPVEKVSFSFVFFLVSGAALLVTLWALWDDEYARRGFKEHQEEYFKVQYARAEGDWKKTNSDLASKENQIKEGLQQELGKLEDSKEYQTLVDQLSVAQVALAEIKEEKKFTGSRLDEAYYYYKKALHGGENYDVQLATYKSLEKEFKQWDPKVAIEQKKYDLAESNLMEFKAKYVNLEKELKGLTLKREQIQLTMDYYKPFPFIWRPAEVLQTVIPGFGINSFSEIIYRVDRCMTCHTSYKDNYYKDFKNPLKTHPNLEGLIDNHPPDRTGCTWCHLGQGTATAPAEDAHGSHHETDQTAEINEPILQGKFMESNCRNCHAEVLNLKGAPVLSKGKNLFVKLGCHGCHLADGYSQEAKVGPSLLRVGSKVNPSWLYRWVKNPREYLPKTRMPDFGFNDKDALGVTAYLLSVSDKAYKPSYKLESGDPEKGQKEFEGVGCLACHQLNGKGESFAPNLSNIGSKVNADWLVSWVGNPTHYNDKSKMPDLRLTKGQASNIAAYLMQFGKPKHIAGIAARLNHPKMIEHGESVVRARGCFACHDIKGMENEGRIAPELSAFGRKLILELEFGDAHIPHTWESWVRAKLKEPSTFRTERVLDKMPNFHLSEEDIDALVVLLKGFNGTKVPEKYRKVLTEKEKTLETGRRLIDRYNCKGCHHVEGEGGRIQKYLSGTAQYPPPLDYGSYHVGERIKGSWLFSFLKNPTEVRSWVKVRMPTFNLTDTEVRDLTAYFEALAPQKINYEAGVNIRKDKSVVQTGAGIVNYMDCGKCHDEGAKGIDFSIASARLRQDWIPRWLKDTRELIPWTKMPAHWDKKGNEYLVKTKFDKLKTVGNVDQQIDAVKDFIIAYNLADVDFDWVLGDEASGGGSSNGAVESGAEDDAGSEGEEEDLSEDQEEEPIE; translated from the coding sequence TTGGACGATCAAGAGAAAAATGAAGGTTACATTCCTGTAGAAAAAGTTTCCTTTAGCTTTGTGTTCTTCCTTGTTTCGGGGGCCGCGCTGTTGGTTACCCTTTGGGCGCTTTGGGATGACGAGTATGCCCGGCGCGGGTTCAAGGAACACCAGGAGGAATATTTCAAGGTTCAGTATGCAAGAGCCGAGGGCGACTGGAAGAAAACAAATAGCGATCTTGCCTCCAAAGAAAACCAGATTAAAGAGGGCTTGCAACAGGAACTGGGAAAGCTGGAGGACTCCAAGGAGTACCAGACTTTGGTGGATCAGCTGAGTGTGGCTCAGGTAGCCCTTGCTGAGATCAAGGAAGAGAAGAAGTTTACCGGAAGTCGATTGGATGAGGCTTATTATTATTATAAAAAAGCATTGCATGGCGGCGAAAACTACGATGTTCAGCTAGCGACCTATAAATCCCTGGAAAAAGAGTTCAAGCAATGGGATCCGAAGGTTGCAATAGAGCAAAAGAAATACGACCTGGCAGAATCCAATTTGATGGAATTTAAGGCAAAATACGTCAATTTGGAGAAAGAGTTAAAGGGATTGACCCTCAAGAGAGAGCAAATCCAATTGACCATGGATTATTACAAACCCTTCCCTTTTATCTGGAGACCTGCGGAAGTTCTGCAGACGGTTATTCCTGGTTTCGGCATCAATAGTTTTTCTGAAATTATTTACCGGGTTGACAGATGCATGACCTGTCATACCTCCTATAAGGATAATTATTACAAGGATTTTAAAAACCCTCTTAAAACTCACCCAAACCTGGAAGGTTTGATAGATAATCATCCACCGGATAGAACCGGTTGTACCTGGTGTCATTTAGGGCAGGGTACTGCTACCGCACCTGCGGAAGACGCCCACGGATCTCATCACGAGACGGATCAGACCGCCGAGATCAATGAGCCTATACTGCAAGGAAAGTTCATGGAATCCAATTGCAGGAATTGCCATGCGGAGGTTTTAAACCTTAAGGGCGCCCCGGTTTTATCTAAGGGTAAAAACTTATTCGTGAAACTGGGTTGTCATGGATGTCATCTGGCTGACGGATATTCTCAGGAAGCCAAGGTAGGTCCCAGTCTGTTGCGAGTTGGATCTAAAGTAAATCCTAGTTGGTTGTATCGTTGGGTCAAGAATCCCAGAGAGTATTTACCCAAAACCCGGATGCCGGATTTTGGTTTCAATGATAAAGATGCTCTTGGTGTCACAGCCTATCTTCTGTCTGTATCGGATAAGGCCTATAAGCCTTCTTATAAATTAGAGTCCGGTGACCCTGAAAAAGGGCAAAAGGAATTTGAAGGTGTCGGGTGTCTGGCTTGTCATCAGTTGAACGGCAAGGGAGAGTCCTTTGCTCCCAATTTGAGTAATATAGGAAGCAAGGTCAATGCGGACTGGTTGGTCAGTTGGGTGGGAAACCCGACTCATTATAATGATAAGAGTAAAATGCCAGACCTCAGGCTTACCAAGGGTCAAGCGTCTAATATTGCAGCGTATCTGATGCAGTTTGGCAAACCGAAGCACATTGCAGGAATTGCGGCCCGGCTGAATCATCCAAAAATGATTGAGCATGGCGAGAGCGTGGTTCGTGCGCGTGGATGTTTTGCATGTCATGATATCAAGGGAATGGAAAATGAAGGGCGCATTGCACCGGAATTGTCCGCATTCGGGCGAAAACTTATTCTGGAGCTTGAGTTTGGCGATGCTCATATCCCACATACCTGGGAGTCATGGGTAAGGGCTAAATTGAAAGAGCCGAGCACATTCAGGACCGAAAGAGTTCTGGATAAGATGCCTAATTTTCACCTCTCTGAAGAAGATATTGATGCGCTTGTGGTTCTTCTTAAAGGGTTCAATGGAACCAAAGTTCCTGAGAAATATCGTAAAGTATTGACAGAAAAAGAGAAAACCCTGGAAACAGGGCGTCGTCTCATAGATCGATACAATTGTAAAGGATGTCACCACGTCGAGGGTGAAGGCGGCCGTATTCAGAAATATCTCAGTGGCACAGCTCAATATCCTCCGCCGCTCGATTATGGTTCGTATCACGTGGGGGAACGAATTAAAGGCTCGTGGTTATTCTCCTTTCTGAAAAATCCAACAGAAGTCAGAAGCTGGGTGAAAGTACGAATGCCCACATTCAATCTGACGGATACAGAAGTACGCGATCTCACTGCCTACTTTGAAGCGCTCGCGCCTCAAAAAATTAATTACGAGGCCGGGGTTAACATCAGGAAAGATAAATCCGTCGTGCAAACAGGTGCGGGAATCGTCAATTATATGGATTGCGGAAAGTGCCATGATGAAGGGGCAAAGGGCATTGACTTTTCCATTGCCAGTGCACGGTTGCGACAAGATTGGATTCCTCGCTGGCTGAAAGACACCCGTGAATTGATTCCCTGGACCAAAATGCCGGCTCACTGGGATAAGAAGGGTAATGAGTATTTGGTCAAGACAAAGTTTGATAAGCTGAAAACCGTTGGAAATGTCGATCAACAGATTGATGCGGTCAAGGATTTTATCATTGCTTATAATTTGGCGGATGTCGATTTTGATTGGGTTCTCGGTGATGAAGCAAGCGGTGGGGGTAGTAGCAATGGCGCCGTAGAATCCGGGGCTGAGGATGATGCTGGATCTGAAGGTGAGGAGGAAGATTTATCCGAGGATCAGGAAGAGGAGCCCATAGAATAG
- a CDS encoding restriction endonuclease, which produces MGIFIIAFGAIVLGLVLILFLKNTSPPPPVEQIHYANPEDKPLYLIEPDAFKEKCLEFLKKFNLEYVHSVWATDHELEIFMNDETPVIGGTYLALCIIDPPNRTVDIMKVKGFLDTVKGEGASRGIFITTGYFSDEAIRFIEEEPVELVNVVTFVGYLKKFDIY; this is translated from the coding sequence GTGGGCATATTTATAATTGCATTCGGTGCTATCGTTTTGGGATTGGTTCTCATCCTTTTCCTGAAAAACACCTCTCCACCTCCCCCTGTGGAGCAGATTCACTATGCCAACCCCGAAGACAAACCCCTGTACCTGATTGAACCCGACGCTTTCAAAGAGAAATGCCTCGAATTTCTGAAAAAGTTTAACTTGGAATACGTCCATTCCGTTTGGGCAACCGACCATGAATTGGAGATATTCATGAATGATGAAACTCCAGTTATCGGTGGAACCTACCTTGCCCTCTGCATCATTGATCCTCCCAATCGAACCGTTGATATAATGAAAGTAAAAGGATTCCTGGATACCGTGAAAGGTGAGGGCGCTTCGCGTGGAATTTTTATAACTACGGGGTATTTTTCCGATGAGGCCATCCGGTTTATCGAGGAGGAGCCTGTCGAATTAGTCAACGTTGTTACCTTTGTTGGTTATTTGAAAAAATTTGATATCTATTAG
- the metF gene encoding methylenetetrahydrofolate reductase [NAD(P)H], with protein sequence MKISEILKQGLHPFSFEFFPPKTDDGFEQLFQTIENLKSWNPGYVSVTYGAGGSTRTKTLDLVGRIKHQIGLEGMAHLTCVGHTTDEIRSILDRLKEDGIENILALRGDPPKREDSFVKTKNGFGFGSELVGFIRKHYSFCLGVAGYPEGHIESPDLKIDLDNLKRKLDAGADFIVTQLFFDNRYFFDFLERARASGIQVPIIPGIMPIINAKQTQRFTKMCGASIPPELMERLEQNQEDAAAVRQIGVEHATTQCDELLKSGVPGIHFYTLNQSKATLAILENLKA encoded by the coding sequence ATGAAAATTAGTGAGATATTGAAGCAGGGTTTGCATCCATTTTCGTTTGAATTTTTCCCACCAAAAACTGATGACGGATTTGAACAATTATTCCAAACCATTGAAAACCTGAAATCCTGGAACCCTGGGTATGTTTCCGTCACTTATGGGGCGGGTGGCAGTACGCGGACAAAAACTCTTGATTTGGTTGGGCGGATCAAACATCAAATTGGCTTGGAGGGCATGGCTCATTTGACTTGTGTGGGCCACACCACCGATGAAATCAGGAGTATTTTAGATCGGCTGAAAGAAGATGGGATCGAAAATATTCTGGCTCTGAGAGGCGACCCACCAAAGAGAGAGGATAGTTTTGTAAAAACAAAAAATGGCTTTGGTTTTGGCAGTGAGTTGGTGGGCTTTATTCGCAAGCACTATTCGTTTTGCTTAGGGGTTGCGGGTTATCCTGAGGGACATATAGAGAGTCCTGATTTAAAAATTGACCTGGACAATCTTAAAAGAAAACTGGACGCGGGAGCCGACTTCATTGTGACGCAATTGTTTTTCGATAATCGGTATTTTTTTGATTTTCTTGAGCGGGCGCGTGCCAGCGGTATTCAAGTGCCCATTATTCCAGGCATTATGCCGATTATCAATGCGAAACAAACTCAAAGGTTCACTAAAATGTGTGGGGCCTCCATTCCTCCGGAACTTATGGAACGTTTGGAACAGAACCAGGAAGACGCCGCTGCCGTCCGGCAGATAGGGGTCGAGCATGCTACCACTCAATGCGATGAACTTTTAAAGAGTGGCGTGCCGGGAATTCATTTTTACACTCTGAATCAATCCAAAGCCACACTCGCTATTCTGGAAAATTTGAAAGCATGA
- a CDS encoding SUMF1/EgtB/PvdO family nonheme iron enzyme: MLILIDPYPSGFLFVHLFGYFIFCLLLIAPVAAHSEPTSRIGEVPEDMVLIPAGTYKRGCDRFGPQHGSPAHLVYLDAFMIDKYELTNEKFEMVFPEHFLRRSQFSHCNNCPVSKISWYEAADYCHLKGKSLPSEAQWERAAQGQNGCEFPWGPDFNPEQPQARGGLKLKDKGTPVGSFAPNKNGIYDMAGNVWEWVSDWFSIRYYFREIMYNPRGPIDGKMKVRRGGSWSDSIMAMKTGYRDWSYPFSRGFNDIGFRCAINLKMDSK, from the coding sequence TTGTTAATATTAATTGACCCCTATCCCAGCGGCTTTTTATTTGTGCATTTATTTGGATATTTCATATTCTGCCTGTTACTTATAGCTCCCGTGGCCGCGCATTCGGAACCCACCTCCAGGATAGGAGAAGTTCCTGAGGATATGGTTCTCATTCCGGCTGGGACTTATAAAAGAGGGTGTGACCGATTTGGTCCTCAACATGGGTCGCCGGCTCATCTGGTTTATCTCGATGCGTTCATGATCGATAAGTATGAACTTACCAATGAAAAGTTTGAAATGGTTTTTCCTGAGCATTTTCTCCGCCGCAGTCAGTTTTCTCATTGCAATAATTGTCCCGTGAGCAAAATCAGTTGGTATGAAGCGGCGGATTATTGCCATCTGAAAGGAAAATCTTTGCCGAGTGAAGCGCAATGGGAACGGGCGGCGCAGGGGCAAAATGGCTGTGAATTCCCGTGGGGGCCGGATTTTAACCCGGAACAGCCACAGGCGCGGGGAGGGTTGAAGCTCAAGGATAAGGGCACTCCCGTGGGCAGCTTCGCCCCCAATAAGAACGGAATCTATGACATGGCGGGCAATGTCTGGGAGTGGGTGAGCGATTGGTTCTCAATCCGCTATTATTTCAGAGAAATTATGTATAATCCCAGAGGACCCATTGACGGTAAAATGAAGGTCCGCCGGGGCGGCTCCTGGTCCGACAGTATAATGGCCATGAAAACCGGATACCGGGATTGGAGTTATCCTTTTTCCCGTGGGTTCAACGATATCGGCTTTCGTTGCGCCATTAATCTTAAAATGGATTCCAAGTAA
- a CDS encoding lytic transglycosylase domain-containing protein, whose translation MTFSNTQIRLPIVALVIACVAFLSFPATIGIAKAKVVQTTSGKLLVYPDQKLEKINALVYDKKIQDKIISVITHYKTGLKEEQMDQISQHILKQSKKYGYDPLFLTALIITESSFNHRAKSKVGALGLMQIRPKTGEALASEANMLWSGKSTLYHPEKNIALGSYYLNKLVKRFGKMHTALEAYNHGPTRIASYLRSGKHPKDYSGKVFSVYNKIKLNKADS comes from the coding sequence ATGACTTTTTCTAATACTCAAATTCGGTTGCCGATCGTTGCCCTGGTTATTGCCTGCGTTGCATTCTTATCTTTTCCGGCCACAATAGGAATCGCTAAAGCTAAAGTGGTACAAACTACATCCGGCAAGCTCCTCGTCTACCCGGATCAAAAACTTGAAAAAATAAACGCCCTAGTTTATGACAAAAAAATTCAAGATAAAATAATAAGTGTGATCACCCATTACAAAACCGGTCTTAAAGAAGAGCAAATGGATCAAATTTCCCAACACATCCTCAAGCAAAGCAAAAAATATGGGTACGATCCGTTATTTCTGACCGCTTTGATCATTACCGAAAGCTCCTTCAACCACCGGGCCAAGTCCAAAGTAGGCGCTCTGGGTTTGATGCAGATCCGCCCGAAAACAGGGGAAGCATTAGCTTCGGAAGCGAACATGCTCTGGAGTGGAAAAAGCACGCTGTATCATCCAGAAAAGAATATCGCTCTTGGATCTTATTATTTGAACAAATTGGTCAAGCGGTTTGGAAAAATGCACACGGCTCTGGAAGCCTACAATCACGGCCCCACGCGCATCGCCAGCTATCTAAGAAGTGGAAAGCATCCTAAAGATTATTCGGGAAAAGTATTCTCAGTCTACAATAAAATCAAACTGAATAAAGCGGATTCATAA
- a CDS encoding sulfite oxidase-like oxidoreductase translates to MYDPNSKRIQGREKLIQYRKALAKKQQWEGEMPMGEGELNRDGNPKVPPGQRVTENWPVLDLGFQPELDEITWNLTVSGLVKNVKTFSWEEFMAFPQVEDVSDFHCVTSWSRMDNHWQGVRFRDIVNQCELLPGAKYVYIKAYDAYSTNLPLEEAMKEDVLLVHNWEGHPITRDHGGPVRMITPQLYAWKGAKWIGEIVIRDYDEKGFWEKRGYSNTAEPWLNDRYS, encoded by the coding sequence ATGTACGATCCTAATTCAAAGCGCATTCAAGGCCGTGAAAAGCTGATCCAATACCGAAAAGCCCTTGCGAAAAAGCAACAATGGGAGGGAGAAATGCCTATGGGTGAAGGGGAGTTGAACCGGGACGGCAACCCTAAAGTCCCTCCGGGACAAAGAGTGACTGAAAACTGGCCGGTTCTGGACTTGGGATTTCAACCGGAACTAGACGAAATCACCTGGAATCTGACCGTTTCCGGTTTGGTAAAAAACGTCAAAACCTTTTCCTGGGAAGAATTTATGGCGTTTCCGCAAGTCGAGGATGTATCGGATTTTCACTGTGTGACTTCGTGGAGCCGGATGGACAATCATTGGCAGGGAGTGCGGTTTCGGGACATCGTCAACCAATGCGAACTGCTTCCCGGCGCCAAATATGTCTATATTAAAGCCTATGACGCCTATTCCACCAACCTGCCGCTGGAGGAAGCCATGAAGGAAGACGTACTCCTCGTGCACAATTGGGAAGGACACCCCATCACCCGGGATCACGGCGGCCCGGTCCGCATGATCACCCCGCAACTCTATGCCTGGAAGGGGGCTAAATGGATTGGGGAAATTGTTATTCGTGATTATGACGAGAAGGGGTTCTGGGAAAAGCGCGGTTATTCCAACACGGCGGAACCCTGGTTGAACGACCGGTATTCTTAA